The genomic region taaaattttatggatattgatatttgtaaaaaccaacataaaaattaattacagtgaaattaaaaaaaaaattacatgctCATAATGTTAGACAATTTCTTTCGCACatatataaatcaataaccaaaaaaaataaaaatgggaaatagtaacataaaaattttactacTCAGGAAAATTAATATAATCTAATAACACACATATAAACATAACACATATCCAGATGGAACCCTTGTTGTAGGAgagaatacaaaatttgataattcttGAATAATAAATAGATAGAGCGTAAATATTTATAGAGGTTATATAATGGATGTCATGGATTTTAAATTGCATTTGTGACTCATAAgcaaatccttaaaaaaaaaaacacaaaaacaaagaagagaaatgCATGCCTATAATAGTTTGGATGGTAGGTTTGATAAAGACTTCTATTATAGATTTCACAAACATCAAATTGCCTAtgtgataagaaaaaaaaaaggagagttaGATTTCTAAACAATATATAAACTGTAAGAGATTGAAAATTATTGATAATgggggagagaaaagaagaagaagaagttgtgcCTAAGAATATATAAGAATACATAGAAGAACagaatatatatgtgtgtgtgtgtgtgtgtgtgtgtgtgtggggtggGGGAGGACGAGAATCCAAGGATAGAGTCAAAAGTGAGAAGTCCAATGTTAGAAGAACATACCTTGGAAGGCACTGACAGCGAGTCCTCGGGAGAAATATGAGCAACTCATCACAAGTCTAGGGAGACTACAATGCCCGAAGACCCCAAGGACACTCTTATGTCCTCAGGAGGGCCGAAGACCAGTTTTGAAGACCAACAGACATAAACCGAGAAAGAGGAGGAAGATTTTTCGGCAAGCAAAGAAGGGAATAATGTAGGTAAAGCATCCATCATCTCTACATTCAATACTCTGAACCCACTTAGCTGGacacattaatggagaaatgacctttgaacagtCGCATCACAGCTTATAGCCTGGTGTAGAAGCCTTCTAGTGAAGTCCTAATGGGGCAAGTATCAAGAGAAACAAACCCAAGCCCTCTAAGTGGAAGACGAAGATACAACCTGGGAGGCTATAGAAGGTGGAAAGACCTCTGTAAAAAGGGGAGGAATAGATCAGAGAAGAAAAGATAGCAATACAATTAGTGTGATTGTAATTCAAGAACAAGTGTAACTTGTACCTCAGACCAAACCTGAGGAACATAATATAAGCCCCCCGAAGCTCATTTTGACCAACTCTCATTTTATACACTTATTCTTAATACTAATCCTTCCATTTTTAGTTAATCCAATACAACTTAATAGGGGTATTAAAGGTTGATAGCATCCCAtctctataaattaattgtgtgagaaaaaaaagcaaGACTTATACATGCaagccaaagaagaaaaggaaaaaaaaaattgtattgggATGGTTGAAGGCATTATCAACAGGCTGTAGCTAGTGTACAAGTTTGATCTCTCAATCGGTATCATCCCATGTCTCTAGGGGCGGTGCTGCGTTGATGGcaaggggttcaaatgaacccccgacctgaagagaaaaaaaaattatatagtgtatttttaaatttgtttcgTTTTGACCccctaaaatataaatttgaacaccctgaccaaaaaaaaaaaaaaaaaaaaaaaaaaaaaaaaaagaagaagatgaagattaaaatatagaaaaattcaCAACGCAGGATTAGAGAAATGTTCGTTTTGCAATGGAGGAGATCATTTTTTCGCAGCTTTGCAACAAAGGAGGTCCCTCTATCACGGTGGCTTGTAGTGGTGGCCATGCTAGTTGTAGACGGCAGAGGAAACGGCACTCATGGGCTATAGCTTGCAAGAGAtctccagagagagagagagagagagagagagagagagagagagagagagagagagagagagagagagagatagagagagagagagagagagagagaaactagtTGGTCAAcaacaaaatagaaagaacGAAGTATTGAGATAGGTGGGGAAATTAATTGGAATGATATGTTCTACTTTGCTACTagttaagattaatttttttttttaaatcaatatattGATAGATTGCCATGTTGTGACCATGCTAACGTTCAATTATATGCACAAAACAGTGAAACACTATATGACCaactaaattaatatttgtagatttttttagaaggaaatatgtatagtaaatatataattataaattattaaattactaaATAACTATTATAATGTCATCTAACCAGGaatcactctctctttttctttttctttttttgatccaccaatctaatttttaaaaccattgaTAGAAGTATTGAAAGACTTCAGAGAAAATAAGGAggtattttttaaaacttttgattAGATAATaagtttaatatatattaacacAGTGTACCGGTATATACATGATTACTTGAATATTCCATTTCATTAGTCAACTCAAAATATTCACTAGAATGGAATTCAAAACCTTGTGGTTAATATAATGATAAAGACCAATAAATTGTCAAAATTATCACCCTAAAATATATTTCTGGAGCCGCCACTGCATGTCTCCGTCTTTTACTTTCTATGTTCTTCCCTTCGAAACCAATAGTTAGTTATAACCTGAAAATCAATCAAGGATTTATATCAGTGaaatatttagttttgataGTATTGTAAACATTTCGTTGAAGCCGTGTCTACTGTGTGAATAAACCTCAATATGGTGTAGCTTGAGATATTTGTAAGGTTTAGTGTGATTTTACCAGTTTCAATTTGGATCTTATAGAGTATGTCATGGTAGCGTTGAAGTGTTATATGAAatcttaaagaaaatataaatttgacaCTTAACTAGACAATGATTATATTAGTATTATAACTTTTTAGGACTTGATGGAAATCTTAGTGAACCGCCAGTATGCATATTCTTATTGGATCATATCCTTACAGGATGGGAATACTTCTATTAGTCTCAAAGACATAATATTAAGGAGAAATAATATATTACAAAGGATTGTAGCGATGTTTAAAGATTAGTAAATTATTAGGAAGTATCCCTTACATCCATATGGTATATGGCAAGGTGgattaattatataattgtgTTACTCCTTTACTTTTAGGTGTGGAGAAAGAGCTCATTTGATTTTGGATCCAGACGATGTGTATTAGCAAGAAAGGTAAGTAATTATACATGATATTCACAAGTTTGTTCAGTAGCAATTCTTGTAGAAGTATTAATTGAATAAGTTCCCTTACAATTCGTCATTGCCAATAATAGGTACTGTCTCTAAACCTCTTAGGAAGAATGCAGCGGCTTCTAAATAGAACACCAAATATCAGACCACCACAACAAATCACAACCATGGTAATCTCCAATTTCATTTTCCAAATGGATTCCTTAGCTTGGGTAGTGGTTATCGAATTTGAAGATAGCTGTAGACTTTCAAAGTAAAGAGGATCTGACTTTGATCGCCTGCTTTCAATAGTTCCCTTAGCAATTTCAGCCTGCTCTGCATGCAGTGGAGGGAACTGAACTTTAATCCTTGTTTCACAGTCCAATGAACCATTTTTAATCGAATATTGATCATTCAATTGAAAATCAAGATGCCGACATCCTATCATGCACAGGACACCAGTATCCCTATCATATATTCCTTCAGCAGAAATATGGACAAATTTGTATATAGCATCAGCTCCAAACCTAAAATCAGGTGGAGGTGTGAAGCCAATCCTGTAACTCATATTCAACATTCTGCTATGGTTACTTTTCAGCTCATCCTGTTGTACATAAAGCACATCTCCCACAAATTGTGGCCTTAAGAAACCCGACGCTACCTTTCCTTCGGTGTTCCTCACCAACATATCAAATCCCATGTCCTGGGAAAACCCATCAGGATAAGACTTACCCTTGCCCTCAACAGTTTCCTCCCCTAGTGCACAAGAATTTCTTACTTCCTCAATTTCAGTATACTCATATCTAAGACCTTGGGGGTCAAAAGGTCTTTCCCAACTCTGAAACCCAATTCTTCCAAAGTATTCTGAATCATTCACATCTTTCTTGCTCCAAATTTCACCCACAGTGCTTCTCCAATTCCTCAATGACAAAACCGCCGGAAATCTCAAACTCAACCCAATCGAGCAATCTCCAACAGAAGCATTAGCCAAAATTCTGCACGCAACACCACAAAACTGGTTATCTTTCTCATCCCAAGCACCCTCAGCAATCAATGTCGCATTAGGACCAGGAAATTCAAATTCCATACCACTACTAGGATTAGGAAAACCAATCAACATCTGTACCTTTCTGCTGTGCTGGTCACACCGAACCCTGCGAAAAGCAATCCAATTAGGCAAATACCCAATACTCCCACCTAAAGGATTGCAATTCACACTACCACAATCACTCCAATATTCCAATTCATAAACACTAGTCCGTCCATCGAAAATGAAACAAACACCACGGTCCAATTTGCTTAGAGACAAATTAATATCAATATTATTCTTATCTCTCCCACCTCTCTCCCCACTAAAACAACTCACGTTATCAACCAGTTGATACTGATAATTTGGATTCTGAGACAAACCCATTATCACAATCGGTTCAAAGTAATTATAATCACTTTCCATATGCAAGCTCTCTAGTGTACCATCAATTAAACTGCCATAAATGGTATTATTCTTTGAATAATTAAGCTTAAGAACAACCTTAGAATAATTCTTCCCCAATCCGACCATGCAGAGCTTCCCAGAAGATTCTGACCAATACCCATTAACGTAAAACGCCAAATCTTCTTCCCAAAACTTAATACTTCCCAAATGCCACCAACGGGAAACAGAGTACTTTAACGGGTCTCGAATGTACAGGGTGGCTTTGAACTTGTGAACGCCATGGGAGGCGGTGGTTTGGATATATGAGGGGTTGAAGATTCCGATGCCGCCGGAGAAAAATGAGAATTCGAAGCGGAGGAAATCGTCGGAGAGGGAGAAGGGGACATTGCCGGAGGATAAATGGGGCTCGGGAACGACGCCGTTGCAGTGCTGGGAGTACAGGATTTCGGGTTTCCGAAACGGGTTTCGGAAAATggcggcggtggtggtggtggtggggacGTTGAGGAATAAGAATAGTAAGCAAAGGAAGGGACTGAGTGTGAATTTCAATTTCCTGGGTTttgaagacgaagaagaagaagaacatgaGTTTGAGCCCATTGGTGCGGTGAACGTGAAAGAGTTTGCAGACAAAAGGTTAACAGAGGGAAGGAAGACTGAAAAACATTGAATTGCTTTTCACATTTAAAAGATGGAAAAAGAGAGATTCTGTTTTATTTACAAGAAGGATGGAAAAGGAGAGATTCTGTTTTATTTACAGACTGCTTGAGAGAAAAACTGGTGTTTAATAAGTGAGTTGAGCTGAGATCGTTTGGACATTTGCAATAAGTGATGGTGGCTTAGAGGATGTTTGGTTAGGAGAAAAAGTGGTGTGTTTTGTTTTcgttttcagttttaaattaGAAATCAGTTCTAAAAAACTGGATTGGCATTGTTATTTGTACTCGGTTTTCATTTTTAGAATccaaaaatgtgagtttgaaaacaaaaaatgaatacaCCTGTTTTGCTGTTTTCGTTTTCACTAAAAATGAATACAATGacatttttgtaaaaagaaaaaaaaaatttaaaactaagagtttgtgttgaatttttaattgagaagtgataaaaaaaataataataacaagaaAAAATTAGACAAGAAAATTTGTGTCAAACATAAGATGAGTTGGAAATAGAAAATGAGTACCAAATATGAAAAGTGAACGCGAAAGAGTTTTAAAAACAAAGCTtaacaaagagaaggaaaactaaaaagattGAATTACTTTTCAAATTAAAGTGAATTAAAGATTAcaagaatcaaagaaaaaaaaaagattgttttATTTACAGTAATAATAACAAAGTTCTTGAGAGAAAATCTAGTGGGAGAAATAGTTACTTTAACTACCCATTAAATAAGGTGAATACAGGTATCTAATCTATTTCTCTAATTGTGAGTTAAGATGATATCGTATGGACTTTTGCAATAAGTGGTGGAGGCTTAGAGGATGATTCATGTTTGGTTAGGAGAAAAGAGTGgtgtattttgttttcattttcagtttCCAATGAGATCCACCGCTGAAAAATTGGTTTGGCTTTGTCATTTGtactcaattttcaattttagtgtCCCAAAAAGTGAGtttgaatacaaaaaatgaagacattttctttcattttcattgaaaataaatacaatgacatttttgtaaaaaaaaaaaatttttaaaaactcaaaatttgtgtcgaatttttaattgaaaagtgaaaaaaaaaatgtagacaAGAAAATTTGTGCCAAACATAAAATAAGTTAgaaataggaagaaaaaaaaatacaagatttgagaaggagaaaatgagtataaaatatgaaaactgaaaatgaatACTCACCCAACACAAACCAAACAGTATTATCACAATAGAGTTGTTTCCAAGGAGatttaaattgacaaaaaagaagaagaagaaggtaatATGTTAATGAGATAAGGGGTAGTAGTGAAAGCAAAGGACCAATAATTCAAAGGCAATTGAGCAGTGGCAACTCCATGAATGTTTTTTGGAGTgatcattaagaaacttaaattatacaaaatataataaaaagataattgcatatatcggaaaaaaaaaatacacacacaaatacataaagtcttacaactttttttttttccttttttgaaatctttgcatgatagtctcattatcaatgctgtAAACAgtcttttcaaatttcatttctgtcatttatttattagaaaaaatctAATTCTCTTCTAATACAAGTCTACaacccataaattttttatttattattatttataattaaaaccCAATTCCATTTCCATCTATTGATTGTAATTTTTGGATCTACATTCACACCCATGACGTAAAGAACTGTCGATATGAGATTGAAAATCCTTTTCAGTTAAGCTATACTCATGCACACACGAGCTTGTTACCAAACAACccagagaaaaaaattaaggtagtGGCAAAGCAAACCAGGATGCCATTTAAGAACCTCACAAGCACGCTACATATACGATATCATTGATCATCAAAATTAATcatgactaaatttttttttttataaattatatataaaaaattccgTAAGAAATATGTattcaaaaaatgataaaaatgaaatatttttatccGTGCAAATtaagaaatgataaaaatgaaatacTGTCAAAGTAGTGtttttttactttctatttaaaaaattaaattgaagttGCTCCATCTTTTGCTCAATGAGGCATTGAGGCATTGAGGCCTTCAGAAATGTTGATCTTATATATCTCACTCCTTCTTTGAAATGCAACAAATAACATAATTATCCTgtacaataacaaaaataatgagATTTAGGACCCATACGATAATTAATTGaaaagcgaaaaaaaaaattgtgatataaCAATTGTCACAAGAAACGGAGCAAGGATGTTAAACAAAGAAGGTAACTTATAAATACAAGATTTTGAATTAAAAGAACATTAAGTAAATTTGGACAATATGAAACATTAAAACCAAAAGTGGATCACCATAATTGTAACCAAATAAAATGGGAGAGATTAAGCATTTAATTAAATTCGGACTCATTAtgcttagaagttagaacccaTTAGCACCCAATTCCCAGaatatgtaaatttaaaaagCCACGGTGTTGTTCATCTCACACACATTAATAACTTTGAACAATATGCAACATTAAGCAAGAATCATTAAAAACCAAAACTGGGTCACCATTATTGTAAACCAAATAAAATGGGTGATAATTACTATTGCAGTGTAACAAGTaatattaattatcaaaaagtAACAATTTATATCACACACTGTGTCCAAAAGTCCCAGACCACAAATTCGATCACATTAACTAAAAAACATAACCCCCCAGAGTCCACTAACAAGTAAAACCATGGAGTTCCAAACAAACATTAGTTAAAGTTAAAAccccaaaaatcaaaattggcCACTTGAAAAAACTGGTCAAAACCTCAACTGGTAGGAGTCACATAAATTCAGTGACTGAGATCTAAGTTACAAATCAATAAATTAAGGAAACCCCATTTTAGTTCATGACCCAAAAATCATAATCCTGTCCTAAATTTATTAACTTGGAGACAGATACAATCCCCATATATATAGACAGAGAGAGCGGTttcaaagaaaatcaagaaacagagcatcaagaaaatcaagaaacagAGCATTAGAatggatattaaaaaaaaatcaagagtcTTACATGATTAGCCGTGTTTCCATACACTCCGTCGAGCTGGAATTCATGCATGGTCCATCTTCCCATGCCGTTGAAGCCATTCTTGGCGACGAAAGTGAAACTTCTCTTTGAACCATATTGTGTTTCGTTAAGAAAAAGCTGTTCATCCTTTTGACATCTCCAAGTTCCACAGTGTGTAGATCTCTCAATTCGCTTCCCTTTCggattcttcttctttagtttTACGTAAAAATAAAGACGCTCCATGTGGGTTTCTTGAAAGACTTTGATCCATGCGTTAGGATCCCCATAAACATCACATTCAGTGATATAATTCATTGAATCCTCAAACATTGGCTCTCCATTGACCCTGTTGAGAAGATAGTAGAGAACAATTTCTGGGTCTGTGGGACCAAAAACAACACCGGGTGGCAAGTCATACATGGCTAAAATCTTGAGCACAGATGTGTGATTAGAATCTTGGTGGTGTCTTAAAGAATGTGTTCAAAGGGTTTGAACTTTTGAACTTCGAAAagcaagcaattttttttttcttttttggaaacgAAAGAGCAAATAATACTGAAGCTAAGATAATCAATGGAAGAAGACTAAGATTGAGGTTTCCGAATACTTAAGGGATTATTATATCAGAGATATAGAGAATGCCGGTTTGGGGATGTTTAGGGGTAAATGGGTAATTACAGAAATAAACTTCCAACGGTCAAAATGGTTATGTAAGTGGGAGTGGGACGgctaaatataatttcaaatttttaatattaaatctGGCGTTAGTTCATTGACGCGATGACTTGTTTAGTTAAGTTGAgtcttgagagttgagagtaaAGAGGCCAATAGGAATGGGAGAGTAAAAAAATGAACAAGTTGGTGCACTAATTCTTTGTGCACCAATTCATTGTAGAGAGTAGAGGTtactttcatttattattttccaatgACACATATGACTACCAATTCTTTGTGCACTAATTTTATGggtattaatatttttttgaaatacttatatattaattttaggaTAATACTTGTTGCACACACCATACACCATTTCAcgattttaaaattcaaaatcatgacttcaatttaaaaataggACAGGCGTAAAATTGTGTATAACAATTTGTGTATGATAAACATAACCCTTAATTTTATAGTGAATTTGACTAAAGGACTAGGATTAACTCACAAtttatgattctcaaaaaaaaaaaaaaaaaaaaagcactcaCAATTTATGGTTGAagagaattaaactttgttcaGGCATTTTTTTCAAGCTTGGTGGTGGCAGCAAAGTTAACTGAGGCCCACATTTGAGTTAAACATCTctcattctcttcttcttttttgggttaaacaagcactcacatgatttttttttattgaaggatGATATTCCACTGTTTGACACTGACCAATAGTTTGAGCCCAATTCCCATATATATCTCATGACAAATAATTTTCACTTCTAACATTTACTATTGAATTTTTCCTCCGCTTTGATTCTTTTGAGACCCTCTTAATGGCAACTTCTGTGTTGAATTCACTTAATAATCCCCTGTAAACGCCTCTAAATCCTCCTTCATCAGCAAAGTTGCTTTGGAAGTGGGGAAAACAACACTAGCCCATGTCGgcaaaattttatgaatatgttgaGAAATGAATTACCCAGTTTTTACAAGTTCGTTCCTTGAATTTGTGTCAATAACAGACTTTGTTTCGATAATCATGAGTATTAATTATGCTTACTTTTCTTCATTACTCTTGCTTCTGTTTAGTTTTGGAGCTCCAACTttgcacacacatgcacacacattccTACTATATGCACGTACAAGTTTTCCTGATGTTTATGATATGAGGATAATGTCAGATTGATGGATCGCAGGATTACATGATCCTCTGTTCTTGTTCTGTGCTTACCCGAAACTAATCATGTGTTTGGCCACTTGTGCTCCTTGACCCtcaatttcaaaaacaatataCATGGGTCAAGGCTGGGATTACCCCTGCCTTCCCATATCTTCACTCTGTTCTAAAGGTTGTTGGCAGTGCATCATGCTCTGTTTTGGACAAAAGGCAGAGTTTGAGCCAATCATGGTTCTTCTAATGTTCACTGTTCTTATTTACTTAATGTCTCAAATGGGGCGTggacaaaaagaaataaatgattAACTGTACATTGATAAAGCAACTTTACAATtctatacaaaaaaattaaatgcaattGCTTTTGTGGTCACCAAATAACAACATAGGCTTTTGTAGACAAGTGTGCCTCTCTCCCTATGATAAAGTAGAGATCATAGGTACCTCTGGGAAGGAATAAATATGAGGAGAATGCTATTCCAATTGTGTGGCCTACtttgataattaaattaaaagaatttGGGTTGGCCATCCCATCTATGACCCAGTTTAATTGGccaatttaaatataaatgttATCTATAGTACTTGCGGAACTTTCAGGCACACACAAATATGAAGATAATGCTCAGGATTCGTTAAGTTCTTCACTACCCAAGAGAAGGGTATTTCCATCTTGGGTTCAATCCCTTGGATACGAACAAGCTTGATTTCTACATTATCAGATGGATAGCAAGACTCCACATTTTCACTCAAATATTTCTTCCCCTCTTCTGAAGGAACCGTCTGTTCGTTCTCGTCTTCATCTCTTGATGATTCCTCATTTGTTGAGGATTTGTTTGGAAAATATTCAGGAAGAATACTTTTTACTGCATCTTGTAAGGTGAAGTAATTACCTGCAGTTCAAGAAATTTAGCAATGAATAGTCCTCAAGATGCTGAAACAGGTTGGCAGGTCACCACTAGATAAGATGTGCATGCACCAGGATGAATGTTACAGTTAGAAGACTAGATGAAAACCaagataaaaagaaggaaatgaaTCGGACACACATCTCTCAAATATCATTCTCCTAAACCAGTTATTATCTGCAATTTCATTAAGCttaatatatattctaaaaacTGAACCAGAACATGAGCCAGAAAGATGATCCAATCATGATTCAACATTACAAGGGGATATCAATTCTTGAAAATTTAGGACACAACACAGTGGGGATACAACGATTGATTAATACATGTTTTTaggtatattttatttatttataggcaTATTTCATGTTCATTTtaagtttgaaaattaataataactgtCCAACTCTTTATAATCatatctaaaaacaaaaagaatttttttttttaaatttcctccCAACACAATAAGGATAAATAAGTACAAGTATCACTGGTATGTCTGACATGGACACAAAATGGGAGGTTTTGAAGTGTCTATAGCTTCTCAGCCGATACATCATAAACACAACTACTAAATactaaatcaatttaaaaacaatataattgTATTAAATCCCTTATTCGTTTTTTGCTCAAGTAAATCCCTCATTTGTTAGAGAGCTTCatgattgagatttttttttttgggggcccTCGTTGGTGCTGAATAAAAAAGATCAAGGGCAATGATCAGCTGCAGCAACTGTCTACCTGGGCAGCACTATGTGGCTCCTTATCCACTAAGAACTAGTGCTTGAGGGATCTACAAGGACCAACAAGGGACTTGAATCTAGGGCTTGCTTCTTCgatgatttattattgtttgaGCAAGCCATGTGGATGAGGACAAGATGTTGTGGCTTTCTTCAAAAAGGGGTTTTAGGTGAAAAGTTACTGCAAAGCTATGTGATTGGGAGGCAATTGTGCTTTCTCTTGGAAGTGTTTGAGTAAAACCAAGGGTGGCCTTCTTCATGTTGTCTGCAGCAATGGAGAAAATTCTTATGACATATATTTTGAGAGGGGTGGCACTCATGAGTTAATGTTAGTGCCTAGTAGATGAAGTGGAAATACAAGGAAAGATAAGATATTTGTTTAAAGATAGGGTTAGCTAATATTGAAGAAAAGGACTTGTTAATTAAAGAGGTGACAAGAATATGGATAGGATAAAATCGCAGAAAAGAATACTTGCAGTCAATTCCAATTAGTATGTTGAGGATCCATAATCAACCCCAAAAGCTCACATAAAGAATGACCAAGGAAAAAGAGTATGGGTAAAGCCCAAAACACAGGTATAGAACTACAGTTAACAGGGGGTATAATTCATATGTAATCACCAAAACACTCACATAAGGTGGTTAATTGGCAGTAAGATATATCAATTTTCTAGACAGCAATTGTGTACTACTTTTTTCTCTGTCGACTAGCCATAAAAGTAGGTAGTCTATTCTATCCAGATgattaattcttttttcctGTTACAATCTATTGCataagaaaactaaaaacacagaATGAAAACGCAACAAATTTTCACCACATTTACAGACTCCAAACAAATTGTTCAAACAATAGGGAACTGCTTACCTTCTTCTCCATGGATCTCAACAGGCCGATTTATGTAAGAAATTTTGTCCCAACTATCAATTTGAGGTGCATCTTCTAGATCATCAAAATCCTCACTGACACTCCAAACATACAATCGAACTGGAACTCTACCTAATAATAGCTCCAACAATCATAAGCTTATTCACAGCAAAGATTAGAAAAAATAGGAAAGAAGTAACACCTacaactcccactaaaaaaattaatatggctacatattttgaaaatctaacaattgGATTGCATATTCTCTaagttcttaacatgcatgccaaatttcatgtcaatcggacattatttactattcgattcataagcttatcttttatgcataattttagactacaaaaactcaaaatttaaacatttgattgctGACATagtattgatctttgatcttttgaaaattttgcaagcatgaaatatataagaagaaaatgcaaTTCAATGGTGAATTagtcaaaatttacatccaatc from Castanea sativa cultivar Marrone di Chiusa Pesio chromosome 11, ASM4071231v1 harbors:
- the LOC142616118 gene encoding uncharacterized protein LOC142616118, translated to MGSNSCSSSSSSSKPRKLKFTLSPFLCLLFLFLNVPTTTTTAAIFRNPFRKPEILYSQHCNGVVPEPHLSSGNVPFSLSDDFLRFEFSFFSGGIGIFNPSYIQTTASHGVHKFKATLYIRDPLKYSVSRWWHLGSIKFWEEDLAFYVNGYWSESSGKLCMVGLGKNYSKVVLKLNYSKNNTIYGSLIDGTLESLHMESDYNYFEPIVIMGLSQNPNYQYQLVDNVSCFSGERGGRDKNNIDINLSLSKLDRGVCFIFDGRTSVYELEYWSDCGSVNCNPLGGSIGYLPNWIAFRRVRCDQHSRKVQMLIGFPNPSSGMEFEFPGPNATLIAEGAWDEKDNQFCGVACRILANASVGDCSIGLSLRFPAVLSLRNWRSTVGEIWSKKDVNDSEYFGRIGFQSWERPFDPQGLRYEYTEIEEVRNSCALGEETVEGKGKSYPDGFSQDMGFDMLVRNTEGKVASGFLRPQFVGDVLYVQQDELKSNHSRMLNMSYRIGFTPPPDFRFGADAIYKFVHISAEGIYDRDTGVLCMIGCRHLDFQLNDQYSIKNGSLDCETRIKVQFPPLHAEQAEIAKGTIESRRSKSDPLYFESLQLSSNSITTTQAKESIWKMKLEITMVVICCGGLIFGVLFRSRCILPKRFRDSTYYWQ